The following coding sequences are from one Liolophura sinensis isolate JHLJ2023 chromosome 12, CUHK_Ljap_v2, whole genome shotgun sequence window:
- the LOC135479050 gene encoding AP-1 complex subunit sigma-2 isoform X1, with product MMQFMLLFSRQGKLRLQKWYVAHQDRTKKKITRELVTLVLARKPKMCSFLEWKDLKIVYKRYASLYFCCAIEPEDNELLTLEVIHRYVELLDKYFGSVCELDIIFNFEKAYFMLDELMLGGEVQETSKKNVLKAIAAQDLLQEDSDEPKSILEEMGITAFS from the exons ATG ATGCAGTTCATGCTGCTGTTCAGCCGTCAGGGCAAACTGCGGCTGCAGAAATGGTACGTGGCGCACCAGGATCGGACAAAGAAGAAGATCACAAGAGAGCTTGTCACACTAGTTCTGGCCAGGAAGCCCAAGATGTGCAGCTTTTTGGAATGGAAGGATTTAAAAATAGTCTACAAACG atatgCCAGTCTGTATTTTTGCTGTGCAATAGAACCAGAAGATAATGAATTGCTCACATTAGAAGTTATCCATCGCTATGTGGAACTCttagataaatattttggaaGC GTTTGTGAGCTGGACATCATTTTTAACTTTGAAAAGGCCTACTTTATGCTGGATGAGTTGATGTTGGGAGGAGAGGTTCAGGAAACAAGTAAAAAGAATGTGCTTAAAGCCATTGCTGCCCAAGATTTATTACAAGAG GACTCCGACGAACCTAAAAGTATTCTTGAAGAAATGGGAATAACAGCCTTCAGCTAA
- the LOC135479050 gene encoding AP-1 complex subunit sigma-2 isoform X3 produces the protein MMQFMLLFSRQGKLRLQKWYVAHQDRTKKKITRELVTLVLARKPKMCSFLEWKDLKIVYKRYASLYFCCAIEPEDNELLTLEVIHRYVELLDKYFGSVCELDIIFNFEKAYFMLDELMLGGEVQETSKKNVLKAIAAQDLLQEEETPQGFFEDHGLG, from the exons ATG ATGCAGTTCATGCTGCTGTTCAGCCGTCAGGGCAAACTGCGGCTGCAGAAATGGTACGTGGCGCACCAGGATCGGACAAAGAAGAAGATCACAAGAGAGCTTGTCACACTAGTTCTGGCCAGGAAGCCCAAGATGTGCAGCTTTTTGGAATGGAAGGATTTAAAAATAGTCTACAAACG atatgCCAGTCTGTATTTTTGCTGTGCAATAGAACCAGAAGATAATGAATTGCTCACATTAGAAGTTATCCATCGCTATGTGGAACTCttagataaatattttggaaGC GTTTGTGAGCTGGACATCATTTTTAACTTTGAAAAGGCCTACTTTATGCTGGATGAGTTGATGTTGGGAGGAGAGGTTCAGGAAACAAGTAAAAAGAATGTGCTTAAAGCCATTGCTGCCCAAGATTTATTACAAGAG GAGGAAACCCCACAGGGGTTCTTTGAAGATCATGGGCTGGGTTGA
- the LOC135479050 gene encoding AP-1 complex subunit sigma-2 isoform X2: MMQFMLLFSRQGKLRLQKWYVAHQDRTKKKITRELVTLVLARKPKMCSFLEWKDLKIVYKRYASLYFCCAIEPEDNELLTLEVIHRYVELLDKYFGSVCELDIIFNFEKAYFMLDELMLGGEVQETSKKNVLKAIAAQDLLQEDEALESALKEYGLT, translated from the exons ATG ATGCAGTTCATGCTGCTGTTCAGCCGTCAGGGCAAACTGCGGCTGCAGAAATGGTACGTGGCGCACCAGGATCGGACAAAGAAGAAGATCACAAGAGAGCTTGTCACACTAGTTCTGGCCAGGAAGCCCAAGATGTGCAGCTTTTTGGAATGGAAGGATTTAAAAATAGTCTACAAACG atatgCCAGTCTGTATTTTTGCTGTGCAATAGAACCAGAAGATAATGAATTGCTCACATTAGAAGTTATCCATCGCTATGTGGAACTCttagataaatattttggaaGC GTTTGTGAGCTGGACATCATTTTTAACTTTGAAAAGGCCTACTTTATGCTGGATGAGTTGATGTTGGGAGGAGAGGTTCAGGAAACAAGTAAAAAGAATGTGCTTAAAGCCATTGCTGCCCAAGATTTATTACAAGAG GACGAGGCTTTAGAATCGGCACTGAAAGAATATGGCCTCACCTAA
- the LOC135479179 gene encoding dehydrogenase/reductase SDR family member 12-like: protein MSIYRQAVWFVKGMKEYTKNGYTSASKHFNASDLDVQLNGRNFMITGANSGLGKCAAVAIAKKGGTVHMVCRSLERGEEARQEIIETTGNQDVVLHQLDMSKPREVYKFAKAFEESGKPLNVLINNAGCMVNTRELTEDELEKNFATNTLGTHILTTTLIPVLMKADKPRVILVSSGGMLVQKLNVADLQFAKMTPFDGTMAYAQNKRQQVIMAEKYASEYPAVHFSSMHPGWADTPAVRSAMPDFYEKMKTRLRSAEEGADTLIWLAISEAALKQSSGLFFQDRVPVAKHLPLAWTKATKEEEDQLIKSLEELSKKFQQCENSGPIA from the exons ATGTCTATCTACCGCCAAGCAGTATGGTTTGTGAAAGGAATGAAAGAATACACAAA GAATGGGTACACTTCTGCCAGTAAACATTTCAATGCATCAGATTTGGATGTGCAACTCAATGGTAGAAACTTCATGATAACTGGAGCCAATAGTGGCTTAGGAAAGTGTGCAGCTGTTGCCATAGCCAAGAAAG GAGGAACTGTTCACATGGTGTGCCGGAGTTTAGAAAGAGGAGAGGAAGCTAGGCAGGAGATAATAGAGACCACAGGAAACCAG GATGTTGTCCTTCATCAGTTAGACATGTCTAAACCCAGGGAAGTGTACAAGTTTGCAAAGGCATTTGAAGAGTCTGGAAAACCACTGAACGTGTTG ATAAACAATGCTGGCTGTATGGTAAACACTCGAGAGTTGACAGAAGACGAACTGGAAAAAAACTTTGCCACAAACACTTTAG gtacccacatactaacaacAACCCTCATCCCAGTTCTTATGAAAGCAGATAAACCAAGAGTG ATTTTAGTATCATCTGGTGGGATGCTGGTCCAGAAACTTAATGTGGCAGATCTGCAGTTTGCCAAAATGACACCCTTTGATGGGACAATGGCGTATGCGCAGAACAAACGACAGCAAGTGATCATGGCCGAGAAGTACGCCTCAGAGTACCCAGCTGTCCACTTTTCCAGCATGCACCCAGGATGGGCAGACACACCAG CGGTGCGTTCTGCAATGCCTGATTTCTATGAGAAAATGAAGACGCGATTGCGATCTGCAGAGGAAGGAGCTGATACTCTCATCTGGTTAGCTATCTCTGAGGCAGCTCTTAAGCAGTCAAGCGGATTGTTTTTCCAAG ACCGAGTCCCTGTAGCCAAACATTTGCCCTTAGCGTGGACTAAAGCCACCAAAGAAGAAGAAGACCAGTTGATAAAAAGCCTGGAGGAGCTCAGCAAGAAATTCCAGCA ATGTGAAAATAGTGGTCCCATCGCTTAA